One candidate division WOR-3 bacterium genomic window, ATTCTACGGATTTGAACCTTTCTTTACTGAAGATGAAAAGGAGGCGAAATCGAAAGTTAGAGAATTAATTAAGGCTAAGAAGTGGCCCATTTATCTATCTCCTCCAGATACCACCGGAGAAAAGGAACTTGAAGAACTTTACTCCGAAAGTGAAAAGGTTGATCACCAGAGGTTCAAAAACCTTTCGGTGGTACTACCCGATAAAAGCTACGCAGATTCCATCTCTCCACAAATAATTCAAGGGCTTAAAAGTCTGATCGAAAGAAAGAACTGGACAAGAGAAGAGATAATAGACCTCTTTAAAACATACCTCCCAGAATTCAACCACTTAGATACGGGAAAATTTCTCGACGATAGAATGTGAATTAAAGAACTCCCAAGTGTTCAAGAAGAATCTTTAAACCTAACAAAATCAATATGACTCCTCCAATGGCCTGAGAGTACTTAATTTTCTTTGCAAACTTTGAAAAACTGGACCCAAGGAAAACCCCTGTAAAGCTAATCAAAGAAGTTAAAGCAAAAACCAGAAAGGCAAAGAGGGCAAGGGTCTTTAACAAAAGAGAAGTAACAAGTCCAATGGCAAAGGCATCAATGCTAACTGCCATAGCAACCCCAACGAGAGTCTTAAAATCTCCGGAAAAACCTTCCGCCTCCTTTTCCTGTTGAAATTCTTCAATGATCATATGAACTCCAATGGCAAGCAACACAAAAAAGGCTACCCAGTGGTCAAAGGAAAAAATCCAGTTTGCTGCAAATCTTCCTCCCAAAAAACCAAAGAGGAAGAAGAGAGCGTGAACAAGGCCAAAGGTGATGCCAATTTGAAGAAACCTTTTATAATTTATTGACTTAAGCAGAAAACCTTCAGTTACCGAAGAGGTAAAGCAATCCAGATTGATAGAAATCACGAGAAGTAGAAAATAGATGATTTCTTTCATTTTGCGATAAGGGTCTCCCGTAGCGAGTCGACCACATACGAAACATCGAATTCTGTTAGATCCCCATGGAAAGGTAAAGACAAAAGGCGTGAGGAAATTTTCTTCGCCACCTTTAAATTAGCGGAATCGAATTCCCTAAAATTTTCACGGTAAAACTTAAGGTCAGTAAGAAGAGGGTAAAATACCTTTGTAGGCACCCCCATCTCCATTAAACGCCTAATAAGTCCATCCCTATCAACTCCCTCTGGTAAAAGAACTGTTAGACTATACCACGATACCTCCGAATCCTTTGGTGCACCGATAAGTCTTATACCCTCGATTTTACTAAGCTCTTTTTCATATAGTTCACGAATCTTTTTCCTCTTGTTTAGAATTTCAGAAATCCTCATCATCTGGCCAAGTCCAATGGCACTGGAAAGCTCGTCCAAATTGTAATTGTAACCTCCAATAATCGCCTGATACTCTACATATTCGGTGGGAACTCCATAGTACCTGAGACTCTCCCCTACTTCGTAGTGTTCTCTACTTTTAAAGGCAATACCACCTCCCTCTCCAACATTAACAGCGCCATACCTTGTAAAACTGAAAACACCGACATCACCTGTGATACCGGTTAAAACCGCTTCCCCTGCAAACTTATACGTACTACCAAAACTCTCCCAGCACACCTCTAAAAGGTCAAGGCCAAATTCTTCTTTGAGTTTCAAAAAAGCTTTAAGATCACATGGAATACCGTAAAGGTGATAGAGAACAATCCCTCTTAAAACCCTCCCTGTAACCTTATTCTTTAAACCAGATTTATCCTTCTCATAGTTGTCCATAATAAATTCCCTGACCTTCTCAGGGTCTAATGTAAAACGGTCCTGTTCAATGTCAACGACCTGAAGACCTATCCCCTCGGCACAAAGTGCGTTCGGCACCCCCACATGAACAAGAGGAGACAAAATAACCTCGTCCCCACGTCCCCAACCTAAAACCTTAATGGCAATGTGCAAGGCCGAAAATCCACTGGACGTTGCAAGGAAATAAGGGGCCTTCAGATACCGGCGTACCTCTTCCTGAAATCTCCAAAGAAAAGGCCCTGCCGTTAAAATCTTTGACTCAAGAACGTTTTCAATCAAATTTTTCTCAAGCTCTGTCACATCGGCCTTGTAAAAGCTAATCCTTTCCATTCTCTAAAACCTCTTTAATAAATTAATCAAGGTGTTTACCTCGTCTTCGGTGTTGTAAAAATGGGGAGAAACCCTTATAAAACCGTTGCGCAAAGATGTTCTAATGCCTTCCCTTTGTAAGGCAAGATGGAGCTCTAATGAAGATAAGTTAGGTAATCTGAAAGTAAAGATTCCCCCACGCCTTTCGGGGTTTTTTGGAGTAATAACATCAGCAAAGGTTAACTCTTCAAAAAGGGTATCTAAAAATCCCTTTATACGCGAAAAAATTTTCTCC contains:
- a CDS encoding manganese efflux pump, which gives rise to MKEIIYFLLLVISINLDCFTSSVTEGFLLKSINYKRFLQIGITFGLVHALFFLFGFLGGRFAANWIFSFDHWVAFFVLLAIGVHMIIEEFQQEKEAEGFSGDFKTLVGVAMAVSIDAFAIGLVTSLLLKTLALFAFLVFALTSLISFTGVFLGSSFSKFAKKIKYSQAIGGVILILLGLKILLEHLGVL
- a CDS encoding DegT/DnrJ/EryC1/StrS aminotransferase family protein; translation: MERISFYKADVTELEKNLIENVLESKILTAGPFLWRFQEEVRRYLKAPYFLATSSGFSALHIAIKVLGWGRGDEVILSPLVHVGVPNALCAEGIGLQVVDIEQDRFTLDPEKVREFIMDNYEKDKSGLKNKVTGRVLRGIVLYHLYGIPCDLKAFLKLKEEFGLDLLEVCWESFGSTYKFAGEAVLTGITGDVGVFSFTRYGAVNVGEGGGIAFKSREHYEVGESLRYYGVPTEYVEYQAIIGGYNYNLDELSSAIGLGQMMRISEILNKRKKIRELYEKELSKIEGIRLIGAPKDSEVSWYSLTVLLPEGVDRDGLIRRLMEMGVPTKVFYPLLTDLKFYRENFREFDSANLKVAKKISSRLLSLPFHGDLTEFDVSYVVDSLRETLIAK